In Clostridium ljungdahlii DSM 13528, the genomic window TTTCGTTTGAGTCTATTATAGCTTTGTGTATATCATTGCTGTTTACAAGAAGTATATCCCAGGGCTTTAATTTGTAAGATTTACCTTCTATTAGATAGGTTACATTGCCTGATATAAATATTACTATTTTATTAAAATTATGATAGTGAAATTGGAATTTAATATCTCTTTTATCTTTTAAGTGAAATATTTCAAAGTCACTTTTCAAATGACCTCTCTTTACTTTTTGAGTTGTATTTTTAATCATTCAACCATACCTCAACTATATTATATTTATATGCTAAAGCATTTTTCGCAATATTTCAAGCACTTTTCGCAATAAAACAAGTAAAAAATCAGTATATAATAAATATAAAGATTAAATCAAAAAATGAGGTGTTTTTATGAGTTTATTTACTGGTTCTGCAGTTGCAATTGTAACTCCATTTAAAGATGGCACTGTAAACTTTGACAAATTAAAGGAACTTTTAGAATGGCATATAAAATCAGGTACGAAAGCTATAGTTATTTGTGGAACTTCAGGTGAAGCTACTACAATGACGGAAAAGGAAAAGAAAGATACTATAAAGTTTACTGTAGATACGGTAAGTGGAAGAATACCAGTAATAGCTGGTACAGGTAGTAATTGTACTGCGCAGGCTGTAGATATGAGCGTATGGGCTGAAAGCATAGGTGTAGATGGTCTTCTCGTAATTACTCCTTATTACAATAAAACTACACAAAAAGGAATTATAGAACATTTTAAAGTAATAAACGATAGAGTAAAAACTCCTATAATAGTTTACAATGTTCCAGGAAGAACAGGATTGAATATACTTCCAAAAACTTTGAAAAAATTATGCGAATTTAAAAACATAAGCGG contains:
- the dapA gene encoding 4-hydroxy-tetrahydrodipicolinate synthase; its protein translation is MSLFTGSAVAIVTPFKDGTVNFDKLKELLEWHIKSGTKAIVICGTSGEATTMTEKEKKDTIKFTVDTVSGRIPVIAGTGSNCTAQAVDMSVWAESIGVDGLLVITPYYNKTTQKGIIEHFKVINDRVKTPIIVYNVPGRTGLNILPKTLKKLCEFKNISGIKEASGNISQIAEMKALCGERIDIYSGNDDQVIPILSLGGCGVISVMANIVPCDMEKMCELFFKGDIKAALKLQLDLYSLIKAMFIETNPIPVKTAMNILGKNVGNLRLPLTTMTDENLKILENELKNYGLLG